From the Tenacibaculum dicentrarchi genome, the window AAAAAATAAGTAGTATTTTCAAGTCTGTTAAGGTTCTTTTTGTCAATTCGAGTGAATTTTAATGACTAAAAGAAATTAAAATTAGTATCGAGAATTTGAATTAATCTTGAAGATAAAAAAGTTCTCGATATTATTTTTTAAAAGAAAAAATCACTCGAACTGACAGGCTCTTTAACTTTTAAAAAGTTATAAAAAAAAACAAAAAACCCCGCTGTTAATTAACAGCGGGGTTTTTTAAAAATATATAACTTATAAATTATCTTCTACTATAATTTGGAGATTCTTTGGTAATTGCAACATCATGCGGATGACTTTCGTTAATTCCGCTTGCGGTAATACGTACAAATTTACCTGTTTCTTTCAGTGTTTCAATATCTTTAGAACCACAATATCCCATACCAGCACGTAAACCACCAACAAATTGATGAATACTTTCTTCTAGTTGTCCTTTATAAGGAACACGCCCTACAATACCTTCTGGCACTAATTTTTTAATATCGTCTTCAACATCTTGAAAATAACGATCTTTTGAACCTTGCTTCATTGCTTCCACAGATCCCATTCCACGATACGATTTGAATTTTCTTCCTTCGTAAATAATCGTTTCTCCTGGCGATTCTTTTGTTCCTGCTAACAATGACCCTAACATTACACAATCGGCACCTGCGGCAATTGCCTTAGGGATATCACCTGTATAACGAATTCCACCATCGGCAATTACAGGAACTCCACTTCCTTTAATAGCAGAGGCAACTTCTAAAACTGCCGAAAACTGAGGAGAACCTACACCTGCAACCACACGAGTTGTACATATTGAACCAGGACCAATTCCTACTTTTACAGCATCCGCTCCTGCTTCCACTAAATACTTAGCAGCTTCTGGCGTAGCGATATTTCCTACAATAACATCTAATTCAGGAAATTTTGCTTTTACATTTTTTAAAACAGCAACCACTCCTTTGGTATGTCCGTGAGCGGTATCAATAATTACAGCATCAACACCTGCTTTCACTAAAGCTTCGGCTCTTTGAACAGCATCTGCCGTTACACCTAATGCAGCTGCAACACGTAAACGCCCAAAAGTATCTTTGTTTGCAATTGGTTTTTGAGTAACCTTAGTAATATCTCTAAAAGTAATTAATCCTGATAATTTATAATTTTCATCAACAATTAATAATTTTTCGATTTTCTTTTCTTGTAAGATGCTTTCTGCCGCTTTTAATGAAGTTCCTACCGATGCAGTTACTAAATTATCTTTAGTCATTACCTCTACAATTGAACGTTCATTATCATGCTCGAAACGCAAATCTCTATTGGTTACAATTCCTTTTAAAACACCAATTTGGTCAATAATAGGAATTCCGCCAATACTATGTTCTTTCATTAACATTTTAGCATCTAAAACGCTCGCTGTTAATGGCAAGGTTACCGGGTCAATAATCATCCCTGATTCTGCACGTTTTACCTTGCGAACCTCTTGAGCTTGTTGCTCAATAGTCATGTTTTTATGTAACACACCAATCCCTCCTTCACGAGCCATAGCGATTGCCATTGCCGATTCGGTAACGGTATCCATAGCTGCGGAAACTATAGGTACGTTAATGGTTATATTCTTAGTAAATTTTGTTTGAATTGAAACTTCTCTTGGAAGTACTTCTGAGTAAGCAGGTACTAATAAAACGTCGTCGTACGTTAAACCTTCTCCTACAAATTTTGATTGATGAGCTTGCATGTGCAATTAATTTAGTGTGTTGTTAATTAATTGCGTGCAAATATACTATATATAATACAAATTAAACCTTAATTTAAGGTTAATATACACACATATTTGAATAATTAACCAAATAACAGATAGTTTAAAAATAAATGACATTAAACTAAAACAAATTAAAAACCTTAGCAAATAACCAGAAAATTAACATTAAAATAATAAAAACATTACATAAAATCTAAAAACACCAATCAATTTAAAATTAATCTTAATAAAATTTGTTAATAAAAAAAACTCGATTACATTTGCATTATTATACTTAATAAATCTAAATAAGCAACTTAAAATAAATTTAAAATGAAAAAAGTACTAGGATTATCATTATTACTTGCAACCTCTTTTGTGTTCAAATCATGTTCTGATGACGACACTCCTACTCAAAAAGCAACAAAACAATCATTTATAGAAAACTATGCAGCTATAGCATCGGCAAACTACGAAGATTCATATACTACTGCTTTAAAAATGCAAACTGCAATTAACGCATTTTTAGCAAACCCTAGTGATGAAACTCATAAAGCAGCTAAAAAATC encodes:
- the guaB gene encoding IMP dehydrogenase, with protein sequence MQAHQSKFVGEGLTYDDVLLVPAYSEVLPREVSIQTKFTKNITINVPIVSAAMDTVTESAMAIAMAREGGIGVLHKNMTIEQQAQEVRKVKRAESGMIIDPVTLPLTASVLDAKMLMKEHSIGGIPIIDQIGVLKGIVTNRDLRFEHDNERSIVEVMTKDNLVTASVGTSLKAAESILQEKKIEKLLIVDENYKLSGLITFRDITKVTQKPIANKDTFGRLRVAAALGVTADAVQRAEALVKAGVDAVIIDTAHGHTKGVVAVLKNVKAKFPELDVIVGNIATPEAAKYLVEAGADAVKVGIGPGSICTTRVVAGVGSPQFSAVLEVASAIKGSGVPVIADGGIRYTGDIPKAIAAGADCVMLGSLLAGTKESPGETIIYEGRKFKSYRGMGSVEAMKQGSKDRYFQDVEDDIKKLVPEGIVGRVPYKGQLEESIHQFVGGLRAGMGYCGSKDIETLKETGKFVRITASGINESHPHDVAITKESPNYSRR